A section of the Polynucleobacter sp. AP-Jannik-300A-C4 genome encodes:
- the ssb gene encoding single-stranded DNA-binding protein, whose amino-acid sequence MASVNKVIIVGNVGRDPETRYMPSGDAVTNISVATSDRYKDKQSGEMKETTEWHRVAFFGKLAEIAGQYLKKGSQVYVEGRLRTRKWTDASGQEKYSTEIVAETMQMLGGKPVGGGGDGGESYSRSKPAEQSAPASSNAASLGAMDDDIPF is encoded by the coding sequence ATGGCTTCGGTAAATAAGGTCATCATCGTAGGTAACGTAGGGCGCGACCCAGAGACACGTTATATGCCAAGCGGCGACGCAGTAACCAATATTTCAGTAGCGACATCAGATCGTTACAAAGATAAGCAGTCTGGCGAAATGAAAGAAACCACAGAATGGCACCGCGTTGCATTCTTTGGCAAGCTTGCAGAGATCGCTGGTCAATACCTCAAAAAAGGTTCACAAGTTTATGTAGAAGGTCGTTTACGTACGCGTAAATGGACTGATGCCAGTGGCCAAGAAAAATATTCCACCGAGATCGTTGCAGAAACAATGCAAATGCTGGGTGGTAAGCCAGTGGGTGGCGGTGGTGATGGTGGTGAAAGTTATAGCCGCTCAAAGCCGGCTGAGCAGTCTGCACCAGCATCCTCAAATGCTGCATCCCTAGGCGCAATGGATGACGATATTCCGTTTTAA
- a CDS encoding MFS transporter, with amino-acid sequence MNPSELRSTLALAGIFGLRMLGLFLLLPVFSIHAHGLPGGEHALWVGLTLGIFNIVQACFYIPLGRLSDRIGRKPVVLWGLSLFVAGALICAAQDDLLWIAIGRGVMGAGAVSAAISAWVADLTREQVRTRAMALVGGSIALSFALSLVIAAPIYRLISLSGIFVVLAVLGIGAMFVAYYILPSSKPEPRVQQASLKEVFLRPELMRLNAGVFVLHATQVAMFLVVPRLLVQAGLPLPSHWQVYLPVVLLSFFLMAPILIFGEKKQQLRTILLVAIVLLLIAEFVFTSTHSIIGIAIALLIYFVGFNLLEALQPSLVSRFAKESKGTALGVYNTTQSIGLFTGAVIGGYLMDSHGDLSVFVMGAVLLLCWLIIAWSMRELPAKVVVSKDEVAKA; translated from the coding sequence ATGAATCCTTCTGAACTTCGCTCCACTCTGGCCTTAGCAGGCATCTTTGGCCTCCGTATGCTGGGCCTATTTCTGCTTTTGCCGGTTTTCAGCATCCATGCACACGGTTTGCCGGGCGGCGAACATGCTCTATGGGTTGGATTAACCCTGGGAATATTCAATATTGTCCAGGCCTGCTTCTATATCCCTTTAGGCCGGCTTTCTGACCGAATTGGCCGAAAACCTGTCGTTTTGTGGGGCTTGTCTTTATTCGTTGCGGGTGCCTTAATTTGCGCTGCTCAAGACGATCTTCTTTGGATTGCTATTGGCCGCGGGGTAATGGGCGCTGGTGCGGTCTCAGCTGCGATTTCCGCTTGGGTTGCCGATTTAACGCGTGAGCAGGTGCGCACTCGGGCTATGGCCTTGGTGGGAGGGAGTATTGCTCTATCTTTTGCTTTGTCGCTCGTGATTGCTGCCCCAATCTATCGATTAATTAGTTTGAGCGGAATTTTTGTAGTCTTAGCGGTATTAGGTATTGGTGCGATGTTTGTTGCTTATTACATTCTGCCAAGTTCTAAGCCCGAGCCAAGGGTGCAACAAGCAAGCCTGAAGGAAGTCTTTTTGCGTCCTGAGTTAATGCGTCTTAATGCCGGCGTATTTGTTTTGCATGCAACTCAAGTAGCGATGTTCTTAGTGGTACCGCGTTTATTGGTGCAAGCAGGCTTGCCCTTGCCATCACATTGGCAGGTTTATCTCCCTGTTGTTTTGCTCTCCTTTTTCCTAATGGCGCCGATTCTAATTTTTGGCGAAAAGAAGCAGCAGCTAAGAACCATCTTATTGGTGGCGATTGTGTTGCTCCTGATTGCTGAATTTGTATTTACAAGCACTCACTCTATTATTGGCATTGCGATTGCATTGTTAATTTACTTTGTAGGTTTCAACTTACTTGAAGCGTTACAGCCATCATTAGTCTCTCGTTTTGCCAAAGAATCTAAGGGCACAGCATTGGGTGTTTACAACACTACTCAGTCGATAGGCCTCTTTACAGGTGCTGTCATTGGAGGATATTTGATGGATAGCCACGGTGATTTATCGGTCTTTGTTATGGGTGCAGTATTGCTTTTATGCTGGCTTATAATTGCTTGGTCGATGCGTGAATTGCCTGCGAAAGTAGTCGTTTCAAAGGATGAAGTGGCAAAGGCATAA
- the uvrA gene encoding excinuclease ABC subunit UvrA, producing MNNEIKIRGARTHNLKNINLDIPREKLVVLTGLSGSGKSSLAFDTLYAEGQRRYVESLSAYARQFLQLMEKPDVDTIEGLSPAISIEQKATSHNPRSTVGTVTEIHDYLRLLFARAGTPHCPDHDLPLEAQSVSQMVDTVLAMPEDTKLMILAPVVSERKGEFIDLFQDLQAQGFVRFRVRSGGGTTNTAKAEIFEVDQLPTLKKNDKHSIEVVVDRIKVRPDIQQRVAESFETALRLADGKAMIVNMDTGKEMIFSSKFACPICSYSLQELEPRLFSFNNPMGACPSCDGLGHQSFFDPKRIVAHPDLSLASGAIKGWDRRNQFYFKLLQTLAKHGGFDVEKPFETLNKKQQDLILLGSGDVTIPFEYINERGKNSIREHAFEGIVANFERRYRETDSATVREELSRYQNVQTCPSCNGSRLRKEARFVKVGDGKQSRAIYEISALPLKEAKEYFESLELKGAKREIADKIVKEIGSRLRFLNDVGLDYLSLERSADTLSGGEAQRIRLASQIGSGLTGVMYVLDEPSIGLHQRDNDRLIGTLKHLRDLGNSVLVVEHDEDMIRASDYVIDIGPGAGVHGGEVVAEGTPAEVEANLKSLTGAYLSGREWIAVPEKRIPVNDKFLEIIGARGNNLQSVHAKIPVGLLTCVTGVSGSGKSTLINDTLHHAVAQHIYGSNAEPAAHDAIKGLENFDKVISVDQSPIGRTPRSNPATYTGLFTPIRELFCGVPAARERGYEAGRFSFNVKGGRCDACEGDGVIKVEMHFLPDVYVPCDVCHGKRYNRETLDIRYKGKNIHEVLSMTIEQAHEFFEAVPIVKRKLKTLLDVGLGYVKLGQSATTLSGGEAQRVKLSLELSKRDTGRTLYILDEPTTGLHFHDIQLLLTVLQTLKKQGNTIVIIEHNLDVIKTADWIIDLGPKGGAGGGQIIATGTPEEVAKNEASFTGHYLAPLLVRKPAPGKKKK from the coding sequence ATGAATAACGAAATTAAGATCCGCGGTGCACGCACGCACAACCTCAAAAACATCAATCTAGATATCCCTAGAGAGAAACTGGTCGTTTTGACTGGCCTGTCTGGCTCAGGCAAAAGCTCATTGGCTTTTGACACCCTATATGCCGAAGGCCAGCGTCGCTATGTAGAGTCCTTATCGGCTTACGCACGCCAGTTCTTGCAGTTAATGGAAAAGCCTGATGTCGATACGATAGAAGGTCTCTCCCCGGCAATCTCAATTGAGCAAAAAGCCACTAGCCATAATCCGCGCTCAACCGTGGGTACAGTGACAGAAATTCATGATTACTTGCGCTTACTCTTTGCCCGCGCCGGTACCCCGCATTGCCCAGACCACGATCTGCCATTGGAGGCGCAAAGTGTCTCTCAAATGGTGGATACGGTTTTAGCAATGCCTGAAGATACCAAGCTCATGATTCTGGCTCCGGTAGTTAGTGAGCGTAAAGGCGAATTCATTGACTTATTCCAAGATCTCCAAGCCCAAGGCTTTGTTCGCTTTCGTGTGCGCTCTGGTGGCGGCACAACCAATACTGCCAAAGCAGAGATCTTTGAAGTGGATCAATTGCCGACACTAAAGAAGAACGATAAGCACTCCATTGAAGTAGTGGTAGATCGCATCAAAGTGCGTCCTGATATTCAGCAACGTGTAGCGGAATCCTTCGAGACAGCTCTACGTCTTGCTGACGGCAAAGCCATGATTGTCAATATGGACACCGGCAAGGAAATGATTTTCTCCAGTAAGTTTGCTTGCCCCATCTGCTCGTATTCATTGCAAGAGTTAGAGCCACGGCTCTTCTCATTTAATAACCCAATGGGTGCTTGCCCATCTTGCGATGGCCTAGGCCATCAGTCTTTTTTTGATCCTAAACGCATTGTTGCGCACCCTGATTTATCACTTGCATCTGGCGCTATCAAAGGCTGGGATCGTCGCAATCAGTTTTACTTCAAGCTCTTACAGACACTTGCAAAGCATGGCGGCTTTGATGTCGAAAAACCCTTTGAAACTTTAAATAAGAAACAGCAAGATCTCATTTTGCTGGGCTCGGGTGATGTCACTATTCCATTTGAGTACATCAATGAGCGTGGCAAAAACAGTATTCGCGAGCATGCCTTTGAAGGCATTGTTGCTAACTTTGAGCGTCGCTATCGTGAGACTGACTCAGCAACAGTTCGGGAAGAATTATCACGCTACCAAAATGTACAAACCTGTCCATCATGCAACGGTAGTCGTTTACGCAAAGAAGCTCGCTTTGTCAAAGTAGGTGACGGCAAGCAGTCTCGCGCCATTTATGAAATCAGCGCCCTACCTTTAAAAGAAGCGAAAGAATATTTTGAGTCATTAGAGCTCAAAGGAGCTAAACGGGAAATCGCCGACAAAATTGTTAAAGAGATTGGCTCACGTCTGCGCTTCCTCAATGATGTGGGTTTAGATTACCTCTCACTAGAACGTAGCGCAGATACGCTCTCTGGTGGAGAAGCGCAGCGTATTCGCCTGGCATCACAGATTGGCTCCGGCCTAACTGGCGTCATGTATGTACTAGATGAGCCTTCGATTGGTTTGCATCAACGTGATAACGATAGACTCATCGGAACACTCAAGCATTTGCGTGATCTGGGCAATAGCGTTCTAGTAGTTGAGCATGATGAAGACATGATTCGCGCTTCTGACTATGTCATTGATATTGGTCCTGGCGCTGGCGTGCATGGTGGTGAAGTAGTAGCCGAAGGTACTCCTGCAGAGGTAGAGGCCAATCTGAAGTCTTTAACAGGCGCCTACCTATCTGGTCGCGAGTGGATTGCAGTTCCAGAAAAACGCATTCCAGTAAATGACAAGTTCTTAGAAATCATCGGTGCACGTGGCAACAATTTGCAATCCGTTCATGCCAAGATTCCAGTCGGCCTATTAACCTGTGTCACCGGTGTCTCTGGCTCTGGCAAGTCGACGCTGATTAACGACACACTGCACCATGCAGTTGCACAGCATATTTATGGATCGAATGCTGAACCTGCAGCACATGATGCGATTAAGGGCTTAGAAAACTTTGACAAGGTCATTAGCGTCGACCAATCTCCAATTGGCAGAACGCCACGCTCCAACCCTGCTACTTACACCGGATTATTTACACCGATTAGAGAGCTCTTCTGTGGTGTACCTGCCGCACGTGAGCGCGGATATGAAGCTGGACGTTTTTCTTTCAATGTCAAAGGTGGTCGTTGCGATGCCTGCGAAGGCGATGGCGTTATTAAAGTCGAAATGCACTTCTTGCCAGACGTCTATGTACCTTGCGATGTCTGTCATGGCAAACGCTACAACCGCGAGACATTAGACATTCGCTACAAAGGCAAGAATATTCATGAAGTACTGTCGATGACCATCGAGCAAGCCCATGAATTCTTCGAAGCAGTGCCTATTGTTAAACGCAAACTCAAAACCTTGCTCGATGTAGGTTTAGGTTATGTGAAGCTAGGTCAAAGTGCCACAACCTTATCTGGTGGTGAGGCACAACGTGTCAAACTCTCCTTAGAACTTTCTAAGCGCGATACCGGAAGAACACTCTATATCTTGGATGAGCCAACTACGGGCTTGCATTTCCATGACATTCAATTATTGCTGACTGTTCTTCAAACTTTGAAAAAGCAAGGCAATACGATCGTCATCATTGAGCACAACTTAGATGTCATCAAGACTGCCGACTGGATTATTGACTTAGGCCCTAAAGGTGGCGCTGGTGGTGGACAAATTATTGCGACCGGTACACCTGAAGAAGTTGCGAAGAACGAGGCTAGCTTTACCGGTCACTACTTGGCACCGCTACTAGTGCGCAAACCAGCGCCGGGAAAAAAGAAGAAATAA
- a CDS encoding monovalent cation:proton antiporter family protein translates to MPSVLQLTLILLASGVAGVVIFRYFGLPPILGYLAIGVLIGPHALGLANDSATVKYLAEFGVVFLMFSIGLEFNLHKLRAMRSIVFGLGGSQVLLTILLAVPASLMMNWIYPISWQAAIALGGALAMSSTAIVTKLIADRSEIETEHGRNIIGILLFQDLAVVFLLILIPSLGKNPGDLFLALTAASIKISVALVLIFVIGQTLMSRWFSLVTKLRSQELFMLNLLLIVLGMSALTEHFGLSLALGAFLAGMLIAETPYRHQVEEDVKPFRDVLLGLFFITIGMLLDFNVIYQQWLLVLLLLIGPLIFKFGLIALLSRAFGSSPGISIRTGLCLAQAGEFGFVLLNQIDGLDLIDPALSQAVLAAMLLSMFGAPFLIEYSDRIAMRFSSNEWLLQSLALTRVAAKSVRTENHVVICGFGRSGQSLARMLDQEKIPYIALDMDPDRVKEAAAAGDNVVYGDASRENYLVAAGLSRAKAVVITYADTPATLKVLHQVERLRPGMTVLVRTKDDADLAKLQAAGATEVVPELIEGSLMMASHVLLMMGVPMRKVVRRITSAREARYSLLRGYFRGVDDEVDTKESWRLHSVTLLPESASIGQTLEELHLENEGVSVQAVRRKVDGSDYVKLELTPDLRLQANDILVLSGNSEATDLAESKLL, encoded by the coding sequence ATGCCGTCAGTCCTTCAATTAACTCTCATCTTGTTGGCCTCCGGAGTGGCCGGGGTAGTTATTTTCCGCTATTTTGGGCTCCCCCCCATTTTGGGCTATCTTGCCATTGGCGTCCTAATTGGGCCGCATGCCCTGGGTTTGGCCAATGATTCCGCCACAGTTAAGTATTTGGCTGAATTTGGCGTGGTTTTCTTGATGTTTTCAATTGGCCTGGAATTTAACCTCCACAAGCTGCGGGCCATGCGAAGCATCGTATTTGGCTTGGGTGGCAGCCAGGTGCTTTTGACTATCTTGCTTGCAGTGCCGGCAAGCTTGATGATGAACTGGATTTACCCCATTTCCTGGCAGGCAGCCATTGCCCTGGGGGGTGCCCTGGCCATGTCCTCAACTGCTATCGTTACCAAGCTCATTGCCGATCGTTCAGAAATTGAGACTGAGCATGGGCGCAACATCATCGGTATTTTGCTATTTCAGGATTTAGCGGTGGTCTTCTTGCTTATTTTGATCCCCTCACTGGGTAAAAATCCTGGAGACTTATTTTTGGCCTTGACCGCAGCCTCCATCAAGATATCGGTGGCGCTGGTTCTGATTTTTGTGATTGGCCAAACTTTAATGAGTCGCTGGTTTAGTTTGGTTACCAAGCTGCGCTCGCAAGAGTTATTCATGCTCAACTTGCTGCTGATTGTTTTGGGTATGTCAGCACTTACAGAACATTTTGGTTTATCACTTGCGCTAGGGGCTTTCTTGGCGGGTATGTTGATTGCCGAGACACCCTACCGCCATCAGGTTGAGGAGGACGTGAAGCCTTTTAGGGATGTCCTCTTGGGTCTGTTCTTTATTACCATTGGCATGCTGTTGGACTTTAATGTCATTTACCAACAGTGGTTGCTAGTGCTGCTCTTACTGATTGGCCCTTTGATTTTCAAGTTTGGTTTGATTGCCTTACTGTCACGTGCTTTTGGTTCAAGCCCTGGTATCTCGATTCGGACAGGCTTGTGTTTAGCGCAGGCTGGCGAATTTGGCTTCGTTCTTTTAAATCAGATTGATGGCTTGGATTTAATCGATCCTGCTTTGAGTCAGGCTGTACTGGCTGCCATGTTGCTCTCGATGTTTGGCGCACCTTTCTTGATTGAATATAGCGATCGGATTGCGATGCGCTTCTCGAGTAATGAGTGGTTGTTGCAATCATTAGCGCTGACACGCGTCGCAGCAAAAAGTGTCCGAACTGAAAACCATGTTGTTATTTGCGGTTTTGGTCGTTCAGGACAAAGCTTGGCCCGCATGCTCGATCAAGAAAAAATTCCTTACATTGCCTTAGATATGGATCCAGATCGAGTTAAAGAAGCTGCTGCCGCTGGGGATAACGTGGTCTATGGTGATGCTAGTCGAGAAAATTATTTAGTAGCCGCGGGTTTGTCGAGAGCAAAGGCAGTAGTAATTACCTATGCAGATACCCCAGCAACCTTAAAAGTATTGCATCAGGTTGAGCGTTTGCGTCCAGGTATGACTGTACTGGTGCGCACTAAGGATGATGCTGATTTAGCTAAGTTACAAGCAGCTGGAGCAACTGAGGTGGTGCCTGAGTTAATCGAGGGTAGTCTCATGATGGCATCACACGTTTTATTAATGATGGGCGTACCTATGCGTAAGGTCGTACGTCGAATTACCAGTGCACGCGAAGCGCGTTACAGTCTTTTGCGCGGCTATTTCCGGGGGGTTGATGATGAAGTCGACACCAAGGAGTCATGGCGTTTGCACTCGGTAACTTTGTTGCCTGAGTCAGCGAGTATTGGCCAGACTCTTGAAGAGTTACACCTTGAAAACGAAGGCGTGAGCGTACAAGCTGTCAGGCGAAAAGTGGATGGCTCCGACTATGTCAAATTGGAGCTCACTCCAGACTTACGTTTGCAAGCTAACGATATCCTAGTGCTCTCAGGCAATTCAGAGGCGACTGATTTAGCCGAATCTAAATTGCTCTGA
- a CDS encoding SIS domain-containing protein, whose translation MIAKTRDRTLKLARDTLTIEAAALHTMRDRLEGANADALVLAVDLLHSCKGRIVVSGIGKSGHIARKIAATFASTGSPAFFVHPAEASHGDLGMVTRDDVFVALSNSGETDELLTIVPIVKRTGAKLIALTGAPNSSLAKLADAHLDTSVEKEACPLNLAPTTSTTAALAMGDALAVALLDARGFQAEDFQRSHPGGRLGRKQLMHVSEVMRNFDETPKIAISASLQEALLEMTAKRMGMVVTLDNQNKVAGIFTDGDLRRLLEKSTNLDGLTLEKATTSAPRTIPPELLAEEAIEMMEKHRINHLVVTDPHGALLGALNLHDLFAAKVI comes from the coding sequence ATGATAGCTAAGACTCGTGACCGAACCCTAAAGCTTGCGCGTGACACCCTCACCATTGAGGCTGCTGCACTGCACACTATGCGTGATCGCCTTGAAGGCGCCAATGCCGATGCCCTCGTTTTGGCAGTGGATTTACTGCATTCCTGCAAGGGCCGCATCGTCGTTTCTGGAATTGGTAAATCAGGTCATATCGCCCGAAAGATTGCTGCCACCTTTGCCTCTACCGGCTCCCCCGCTTTTTTTGTACATCCCGCCGAAGCCAGTCATGGCGACCTAGGAATGGTTACGCGTGATGATGTCTTTGTTGCACTCTCTAATTCCGGCGAGACTGATGAGCTTCTCACCATTGTGCCAATCGTCAAGCGCACCGGTGCAAAACTCATTGCACTAACTGGTGCACCAAATTCTTCATTAGCAAAGTTGGCTGATGCCCATTTAGACACCAGCGTTGAAAAAGAAGCATGTCCACTTAACTTGGCACCAACTACCAGCACAACTGCAGCACTCGCTATGGGTGATGCCCTAGCTGTTGCCTTACTTGATGCTCGCGGCTTTCAGGCTGAAGATTTTCAACGTTCCCACCCAGGCGGCCGCTTGGGTCGCAAGCAACTGATGCATGTCAGCGAAGTGATGCGCAACTTTGATGAGACTCCTAAGATTGCGATCTCCGCTTCCCTGCAAGAAGCTTTACTGGAAATGACCGCTAAACGCATGGGCATGGTGGTCACTTTAGATAACCAAAATAAAGTCGCTGGCATTTTTACTGACGGCGACTTGCGTCGTCTACTAGAGAAGAGCACCAATTTGGATGGGCTCACCTTAGAAAAAGCAACTACTTCAGCACCCCGCACAATTCCTCCCGAACTTTTGGCAGAAGAAGCTATTGAGATGATGGAAAAACATCGCATCAATCATTTAGTTGTAACCGATCCTCATGGAGCATTACTTGGAGCGCTCAACCTCCATGATTTATTTGCCGCCAAGGTTATTTAA
- a CDS encoding HAD family hydrolase has protein sequence MPTAFNAHQTNPLSQYPQAWERAGAVKLLVLDVDGVLTNGQVFLGENGKESLKAFDIQDGLGIKLLEKIGIPTVIITGRSSKMVLARCDELGIKHVHMGVENKAVALEKILQSLGLKQSDCAVMGDDWPDFQMMKSAGLKVCPAQGHDAVKETAHFITTRSGGYGAVREVCDLILKAQNRYDELLAQARA, from the coding sequence ATGCCAACCGCCTTTAATGCTCACCAAACCAATCCTCTGAGCCAGTATCCACAGGCCTGGGAGCGCGCTGGGGCAGTCAAGTTACTCGTACTCGATGTCGATGGGGTCTTAACCAATGGACAGGTATTTCTTGGTGAAAACGGTAAGGAGTCTCTGAAAGCTTTTGATATTCAAGATGGCTTGGGAATCAAGCTCTTAGAAAAAATTGGTATTCCAACAGTCATCATTACTGGGCGTAGCTCCAAAATGGTTTTGGCTCGCTGTGATGAACTCGGTATCAAGCATGTGCACATGGGTGTTGAAAATAAAGCCGTAGCCCTAGAAAAGATTTTGCAATCACTTGGACTAAAGCAGTCTGATTGCGCCGTGATGGGTGATGACTGGCCTGATTTTCAAATGATGAAGTCTGCAGGTTTAAAAGTATGTCCTGCACAAGGGCATGATGCCGTGAAAGAAACTGCTCACTTTATTACCACTAGATCTGGTGGATATGGCGCAGTACGTGAAGTCTGCGACTTGATTCTAAAAGCGCAAAATCGCTATGACGAATTACTTGCTCAGGCACGCGCTTAA
- the lptC gene encoding LPS export ABC transporter periplasmic protein LptC, whose amino-acid sequence MELNAKQIKLSIWRGLLRLMPLILMSTLTLVTFWLVKKNAPVEKSALERVRLHEPDYTITNGALSALNEAGNTKYRVLGKKVIHYDDDASIDIETPRIRLFPPEKSPITVKADSGHLDGDITILDLINNAEIFRPPQAATATEPARPRMIARSSYFKVLINDDIIETNKPITLEQGVSIMRSTDGGTFNNIEQSMVLSGQVRGRIERVQPGAQP is encoded by the coding sequence ATGGAACTGAATGCCAAACAAATTAAATTGAGTATCTGGCGTGGCCTATTGCGCCTAATGCCATTGATCTTGATGAGCACACTTACTCTCGTCACTTTTTGGCTGGTTAAGAAAAATGCTCCCGTAGAAAAATCAGCACTAGAACGGGTACGCTTACATGAGCCTGACTACACTATTACCAATGGCGCCCTTTCCGCGCTCAACGAAGCTGGCAATACCAAATATCGCGTGCTGGGCAAGAAAGTGATTCACTACGACGATGATGCTTCAATTGATATTGAAACACCTCGTATACGCTTGTTCCCCCCTGAAAAGTCGCCGATTACCGTGAAAGCGGACTCAGGTCATTTAGATGGCGACATCACCATACTAGATCTCATCAATAATGCTGAAATTTTTCGTCCACCACAAGCTGCTACCGCGACCGAACCAGCTAGACCACGCATGATTGCACGCTCTTCGTATTTCAAGGTACTCATCAATGACGACATTATTGAGACCAATAAACCCATTACGCTTGAGCAAGGCGTTTCCATCATGCGCTCAACTGATGGTGGCACATTCAACAACATCGAACAAAGTATGGTGCTGTCTGGCCAAGTAAGAGGTCGCATCGAGCGTGTTCAACCTGGAGCACAGCCATGA
- the lptA gene encoding lipopolysaccharide transport periplasmic protein LptA codes for MSFLRKLAIHCGLLAACFIAPAHAEKADQDKPVVLEAEKVSVNDVQQVYELDGQVLLTKGSILITGEKGNIKVDPEGYEYVDVQGNPESTASFRQRREGPANEFMQGRGQTVTYNAKTELLTLTGDANLKRLHNMQMLDQLHGWKIDYDDVLQRYQVTPPPNAKPEDLPLAKAILSPRRKATLER; via the coding sequence ATGAGCTTCTTACGCAAACTAGCAATACATTGTGGATTGTTAGCAGCTTGCTTTATCGCACCTGCTCATGCTGAAAAAGCAGATCAAGATAAACCGGTAGTTTTGGAAGCAGAAAAAGTTTCTGTGAATGATGTGCAACAAGTCTATGAGCTTGATGGTCAGGTACTCTTGACCAAGGGCAGCATTTTAATTACCGGCGAAAAAGGCAATATCAAAGTTGATCCTGAAGGCTATGAGTACGTTGATGTTCAAGGCAATCCAGAATCAACGGCCAGCTTCAGGCAAAGACGCGAAGGTCCGGCTAATGAGTTTATGCAGGGTCGCGGTCAAACAGTTACTTACAATGCAAAAACTGAATTACTTACCCTAACTGGTGATGCTAACTTGAAGCGTCTTCACAATATGCAAATGTTGGATCAATTACACGGCTGGAAAATCGATTACGACGATGTCCTGCAGCGCTATCAAGTCACGCCACCCCCAAATGCTAAACCAGAAGATCTGCCTTTGGCTAAAGCCATCCTTTCACCAAGAAGAAAAGCTACACTAGAGAGATGA
- the lptB gene encoding LPS export ABC transporter ATP-binding protein, translating to MTTDSSSIQKPATLSAQHLQKRYGSRTVVRDVSVEVKCGEVVGLLGPNGAGKTTSFYMIVGLVPLDGGSIVLDGTDITHLPIHERARMGLSYLPQEASVFRKLNVAENIQAVLELQVQGGKPLSKSEIAHRLDELLGELQISHLRDNPALSLSGGERRRVEIARALASQPKFILLDEPFAGVDPIAVGEIQRIVRFLRDRQIGVLITDHNVRETLGICDHAYIISEGSVLAEGKPDQIIENDAVRRVYLGENFRM from the coding sequence ATGACCACGGATTCCAGCAGCATTCAAAAGCCAGCAACCCTCAGCGCCCAGCATCTTCAAAAGCGTTATGGATCTCGCACAGTAGTTCGGGATGTATCAGTAGAGGTTAAATGCGGCGAAGTGGTTGGACTCTTGGGCCCTAATGGTGCTGGTAAAACCACCTCTTTCTACATGATTGTTGGCTTGGTTCCACTTGATGGTGGAAGTATTGTTCTGGATGGCACAGACATAACCCATCTCCCAATTCATGAACGAGCTCGTATGGGCCTGTCATACCTCCCTCAAGAAGCTTCTGTTTTCAGAAAGCTGAACGTAGCCGAAAATATTCAAGCGGTATTAGAGCTGCAGGTGCAAGGCGGCAAACCATTGAGTAAGTCTGAGATTGCGCATCGCCTAGATGAACTCTTGGGCGAACTTCAAATTAGCCATCTTCGTGATAACCCAGCACTATCCTTGTCTGGAGGTGAGCGTCGTCGTGTTGAGATTGCAAGAGCGCTTGCCTCTCAGCCTAAATTCATTTTGCTGGATGAGCCATTTGCCGGCGTTGATCCGATTGCAGTTGGGGAGATCCAGCGGATTGTGCGCTTCTTAAGAGACCGTCAAATTGGTGTGTTGATAACGGACCATAACGTACGCGAAACCTTAGGTATTTGCGATCATGCCTACATCATCAGTGAGGGTAGCGTGCTGGCAGAAGGCAAACCAGACCAAATCATTGAGAATGACGCCGTCAGAAGAGTGTATCTAGGCGAAAATTTCCGCATGTAG
- the hpf gene encoding ribosome hibernation-promoting factor, HPF/YfiA family, with protein MNLKINSRHVEVTPAMRSHLEAGLAKIRKHFDHVLDASAFLIVDNAKEKNLRQAAEITIHLKGKDLYAEAHNADLYHAMDAVVDKLERQVVKHKEKIQDHHHEKHFE; from the coding sequence ATGAATCTGAAAATTAATAGTCGTCATGTTGAAGTTACTCCAGCCATGCGTTCCCACCTTGAAGCTGGGTTAGCTAAAATTCGCAAGCACTTTGATCACGTCCTAGATGCCTCAGCATTTTTGATTGTCGATAACGCCAAAGAAAAAAATCTTCGTCAAGCAGCCGAGATCACAATTCACCTTAAAGGCAAAGATCTTTATGCTGAAGCGCATAACGCTGATCTGTACCACGCTATGGATGCGGTGGTCGATAAACTAGAGCGTCAAGTTGTGAAGCACAAAGAAAAGATTCAAGACCATCACCATGAAAAGCATTTTGAGTGA